A single Cottoperca gobio chromosome 7, fCotGob3.1, whole genome shotgun sequence DNA region contains:
- the LOC115010554 gene encoding keratin, type II cytoskeletal cochleal-like produces the protein MERKLTSYSTSSQSRSGGGGGGGGGGSFGGSSSFSMSGGGGGRSKGSYSSRSVQLSTSGPVASRSSIILRSSLGGGGGYASGGGSYGSGGGGYSSGGGGYSSGGGSYSSGGGGGFSAYGSYFGGGGGGGGGFGGGGMAPITAVTCNQSLLAPLNLEIDPTIQTVRTHEKEQIKTLNNRFASFIDKVRFLEQQNKMLETKWSLLQDQTTSRSNIDAMFEAYIANLRRQLDGLGNERVKMEGELRNMQGLVEDFKNKYEDEINKRASVENEFVLLKKDVDGAYMNKVELEAKVDALQDEINFLRAVYEAELRELQGQIKDTSVIVVMDNSRDLDMDSIVAEVRAQYEDIANKSKLEAETWYQQKFQEMQSSAGSAGEDIRNTKSEIAELNRMISRLQNEIESVKGQRVNLEAQIAEAEERGELAVKDAKIRIKDLEEALQRAKQDMARQVREYQELMNVKLALDIEIATYRKLLEGEESRIGESGGNATIHIQSSSSGGSFGGGGGGGGFGGGGGFGGGGGGGGFGGGGGGFGGGGRGSISAGYSSGYSSGGGGGVSYGGGGGGGGGSSGGMIYSKVSSSTSSSRGY, from the exons ATGGAGAGAAAATTGACATCCTATAGTACCAGCAGTCAAAGCCGTAGcggaggaggcggcggcggcggcggcggcggcagcttTGGAGGCAGTAGTAGTTTCAGCatgagtggtggtggtggtggtcgcAGTAAAGGATCATATTCCTCAAGATCTGTTCAGCTCAGTACGTCAGGCCCAGTTGCGAGCAGAAGTAGCATAATTCTGAGGTCAAGCTTaggaggtggtggaggttaTGCCTCTGGTGGTGGAAGTTATGGCTCTGGTGGTGGAGGTTATAGCTCTGGTGGTGGAGGTTATAGCTCTGGTGGTGGAAGTTATAGCTCTGGTGGTGGCGGGGGTTTCAGTGCCTATGGTAGTTATttcggtggtggtggtggtggtggtggaggtttTGGAGGCGGTGGTATGGCACCCATCACAGCAGTCACATGCAACCAGAGCCTGCTGGCCCCCCTGAACCTTGAGATCGACCCCACCATCCAGACCGTACGAACTCATGAGAAAGAGCAGATCAAGACTCTGAACAACCGCTTCGCCAGCTTCATTGACAAG GTCCGCTTCTTGGAGCAGCAGAACAAAATGCTGGAGACCAAGTGGAGCCTGTTGCAGGATCAGACCACCTCCCGCTCCAACATCGACGCCATGTTCGAGGCCTACATCGCCAACCTGCGCAGACAGTTGGACGGGCTCGGCAATGAGAGGGTTAAAATGGAGGGAGAGCTGAGGAACATGCAGGGACTGGTTGAGGACTTCAAGAACAA ATATGAAGATGAAATCAACAAGCGTGCCAGTGTGGAGAACGAGTTTGTGCTCCTTAAGAAG GATGTAGATGGCGCCTACATGAACAAGGTTGAGCTGGAGGCCAAGGTTGATGCCCTTCAGGATGAGATTAACTTCCTCAGAGCTGTCTATGAGGCG GAACTGCGTGAGCTCCAGGGACAGATCAAGGACACTTCAGTCATTGTGGTGATGGACAACAGCCGCGACCTGGACATGGACTCCATTGTTGCTGAAGTCAGGGCACAGTATGAGGACATCGCCAACAAGAGCAAGCTAGAAGCTGAAACATGGTATCAGCAGAag TTCCAGGAGATGCAGAGCAGTGCAGGCTCAGCCGGAGAAGACATTCGCAACACCAAGAGTGAGATCGCTGAGCTCAACCGCATGATTAGCCGCCTCCAGAACGAGATTGAGTCAGTCAAGGGACAG CGTGTCAACCTGGAGGCCCAGATCGCTGAGGCTGAGGAGCGCGGTGAGTTGGCTGTGAAGGATGCCAAGATCCGCATCAAAGACCTGGAGGAAGCTCTCCAGAGAGCGAAACAGGACATGGCCCGCCAGGTCCGCGAGTACCAGGAGCTCATGAACGTCAAGCTGGCTCTGGATATTGAGATCGCCACCTACAGAAAACTTTtggaaggagaggaaagcag AATTGGTGAAAGCGGCGGAAATGCAACCATCCACATACAGTCCTCAAGCTCCG GCGGCAGCtttggcggcggcggcggcggcggtggcTTTGGCGGCGGCGGTGGCtttggcggcggcggcggcggcggtggctttggcggcggcggcggtggcTTTGGCGGTGGCGGCCGTGGCAGCATTAGTGCTGGCTACAGCAGCGGCTACAGCAGTGGTGGTGGCGGCGGAGTTAGCTACGGCGGcggtggcggcggcggcggcggcagcagcggcggcaTGATTTACTCAAAAGTGAGCAGTAGTACCTCATCCAGCCGTGGTTATTAA
- the LOC115010686 gene encoding keratin, type II cytoskeletal cochleal-like, giving the protein MERKLTSYSTSSQSRSGGGGGGGGSFGGSSSFSMSGGGGGGGGGGGGRSRGFYSSRSVQLNTSVPVASKSSTILRSSFGGGGGYGSGGGGYGSGGGGYSSGGGSYGSGGGGYSSGGGGGFSAYGSYCGGGGGGGFGGGGMAPITAVTSNQSLLAPLNLEIDPTIQTVKTHEKEQIKTLNNRFASFIDKVRFLEQQNKMLETKWSLLQDQTTSRSNIDAMFEAYIANLRRQLDGLGNERVKMEGELRNMQGLVEDFKNKYEDEINKRASVENEFVLLKKDVDGAYMNKVELEAKVDALQDEINFLRAVYEAELRELQGQIKDTSVIVVMDNSRDLDMDSIVAEVRAQYEDIANKSKLEAETWYQQKFQEMQSSAGSAGEDIRNTKSEIAELNRMISRLQNEIESVKGQRVNLEAQIAEAEERGELAVKDAKIRIKDLEEALQRAKQDMARQVREYQELMNVKLALDIEIATYRKLLEGEESRIGESGGNATIHIQSSSGGFGGGGGGGFGGGGGGFGGGGGFGGGGGGFGGGGGGGRGSISAGYSSGYSSGGGGVSYGGGGGGGGSSGGMIYSKVSSSTSSSRGY; this is encoded by the exons ATGGAGAGAAAATTGACATCCTATAGTACCAGCAGTCAAAGCCgtagcggcggcggcggcggcggcggcggcagcttTGGAGGCAGTAGTAGTTTCAGCatgagtggtggtggtggtggtggtggtggtggtggtggtggtcgcAGTAGAGGATTTTATTCCTCAAGATCTGTTCAGCTCAATACGTCAGTCCCAGTTGCGAGCAAAAGTAGCACAATTCTGAGGTCAAGCTttggaggtggtggaggttATGGCTCTGGTGGTGGAGGTTATGGCTCTGGTGGTGGAGGTTATAGCTCTGGTGGTGGAAGTTATGGCTCTGGTGGTGGAGGTTATAGCTCTGGTGGTGGCGGGGGTTTCAGTGCCTATGGTAGTtattgtggtggtggtggtggtggaggtttTGGAGGCGGTGGTATGGCACCCATCACAGCAGTCACATCCAACCAGAGCCTGCTGGCCCCCCTGAACCTTGAGATCGACCCCACCATCCAGACCGTAAAAACTCATGAGAAAGAGCAGATCAAGACTCTGAACAACCGCTTCGCCAGCTTCATTGACAAG GTCCGCTTCTTGGAGCAGCAGAACAAAATGCTGGAGACCAAGTGGAGCCTGTTGCAGGATCAGACCACCTCCCGCTCCAACATCGACGCCATGTTCGAGGCCTACATCGCCAACCTGCGCAGACAGTTGGACGGGCTCGGCAATGAGAGGGTTAAAATGGAGGGAGAGCTGAGGAACATGCAGGGACTGGTTGAGGACTTCAAGAACAA ATATGAAGATGAAATCAACAAGCGTGCCAGTGTGGAGAACGAGTTTGTGCTCCTTAAGAAG GATGTAGATGGCGCCTACATGAACAAGGTTGAGCTGGAGGCCAAGGTTGATGCCCTTCAGGATGAGATTAACTTCCTCAGAGCTGTCTATGAGGCG GAACTGCGTGAGCTCCAGGGACAGATCAAGGACACTTCAGTCATTGTGGTGATGGACAACAGCCGCGACCTGGACATGGACTCCATTGTTGCTGAAGTCAGGGCACAGTATGAGGACATCGCCAACAAGAGCAAGCTAGAAGCTGAAACATGGTATCAGCAGAag TTCCAGGAGATGCAGAGCAGTGCAGGCTCAGCCGGAGAAGACATTCGCAACACCAAGAGTGAGATCGCTGAGCTCAACCGCATGATTAGCCGCCTCCAGAACGAGATTGAGTCAGTCAAGGGACAG CGTGTCAACCTGGAGGCCCAGATCGCTGAGGCTGAGGAGCGCGGTGAGTTGGCTGTGAAGGATGCCAAGATCCGCATCAAAGACCTGGAGGAAGCTCTCCAGAGAGCGAAACAGGACATGGCCCGCCAGGTCCGCGAGTACCAGGAGCTCATGAACGTCAAGCTGGCTCTGGATATTGAGATCGCCACCTACAGAAAACTTTtggaaggagaggaaagcag AATTGGTGAAAGCGGCGGAAATGCAACCATCCACATACAGTCCTCAA GCGGCGGCtttggcggcggcggcggcggtggctttggcggcggcggcggtggcTTTGGCGGCGGCGGTGGCTttggcggcggcggcggtggctttggcggcggcggcggtggcGGCCGTGGCAGCATTAGTGCTGGCTACAGCAGCGGCTACAGCAGTGGTGGCGGCGGAGTTAGCTACGGCGGcggtggcggcggcggcggcagcagcggcggcaTGATTTACTCAAAAGTGAGCAGTAGTACCTCATCCAGCCGTGGTTATTAA